ATCATGTTTGTTGGCGTGTTGATTCCTCCCCCATCGGTTCCAAAATATACTTTATAACCCGAAGGGATACCACCCAGCAATTCAGGATACCATTTTAGAGAGGTTTGAAGCGGCATCCAATCCGACTCATCCATGGGTTCGGGAAATTTAGCAGGGGCGGGCAGGATCGGAACTATATGAGGGCCAATTACATGGTCGAGATATACCCATGCACCACTTCCTCCTTCGGCAAAATAGGAACCAATACCCAGGTAATAATCATTACCCTCAAGTGCATTCAGGTCAACTGAGCAATATTGCCAATCGCCGGGAATAATACTGATCTCATTACCAATAGTGTTCCAGGTAGTTTTATTGGTAGAATAATAAACCTGCATCCGCTGGTAAGTTGAACTTGAAGTTCCTGCAAAAAACTCCAGCGTGCTTCCGGGATCAATACTCAGCAAAGGGGTGACAATTCTTGCCGGACTTGATGAAGTAAATTTATTAGCAGAATAATCTCCATGTAACACACCGCTGCCAGTTCGTCCCCAGCTACCGAGATTTGACCATCCTGTGGGAGGAAACCATTCATCCTCAAAACTCTCAGCAAGTTGACCGGCTGATATTGTACTGAACGACCAAACAGGAACAGCATTGGCATCACCGTTTATATTGTACGGCACCACTTTCCAATAGTATGTTGTATTGTGTTGCAGTGGCCCAGAGGTGTACGATAAGCCCAAACCATCAAAAACCAAATTAACCGGGTCAGGATTTGTGCCAAAATACAGCTTATATCCATCAATTGGAATTGAGGAAACGGGTGGTGACCATGAAAGTGTATTATTATTATTAAACGTAGTGATATTGTTTTCAGGCCAGTTGAGCAGTGCAGGTCCTGGTAAGAAGGTTTCAATCAGGATATCGTCAATTGTAAAATGGTAAGATGATGAGGTAGTGTAATATAAGTAAAAAGCCAGGTAAACGGTTTGACCCTGGTACAAACTGAGGTCAATTGACCGCATCTCCCAGTTGATATTGGTACAAGTAAAATCTCCCAACTCTGTTGTAAATGATTCCAGTTCCTTGTCAGTAGTGGATAACAGCACTTTGTAGGAGGTAATATTTGCAGCATTTGAAACGACTTCCCACCATGATAATGTCAGATCATCAATTGGCAAAACAAGCGGAGGTGAAATCAGGTAATCATTGCAGTTACCAATACCCAAGCCACGAACCCCTGCCGGTAATGAATGAGACATTGAAGTACTTCTGAGCCAGGTATACGTTCCACTTCCCCCAACATCTACTATGTTCCAGTTTGGAGGAGCAAGCGGTGAATGACTCCAGGAGGCATCAAGGTTTTGCAGGTAAGGAAAGTTTGTGACCGGGTTTGCGTATGTTATGGCATTGGTTGTTGATGCAGTAGAATAATAATCAAATGCATCGAACGACCAGCATTTGTAATAATACTGTGACCAAGTATTCAAACCTGTGTGGTCAAATTCTTCGGCCAGGCCTTTGTAAATAACTAAGCCCGCTGAAGGAACTGTTTCACCCACGCTATAGGAATTACCATTTACAGGATTGCCTACCATTGGCCCACTGCCTGAGGTTATCAAAACGTTATGACCAGCAAAGTTTAAATTCCAGCTTAGGTTGATTACTGTCTGGTTCACAGGTAATGCAGAAAAATTAGCAGATGGACTTACACCCGGAATCGCAGAGGTTGAGAGCCCGCTTGAATAACTTATGCCATTGTATGAAAAAGCCTTGTAGTAATATGAGCTACCGGCAGTTAATGTACCATGGATAAATGGAGAGTTCATACCAATATAAAGCACTGTTCCGTTGGCAAGCGGCTGTCCTGAAACCGGCTCGCCAGAAGGGAGCGAAAAACTTCCGCTCGTGTTGAAAACAATGACAACTTCATCATCATCTTCATTCATTTCGAAACCAAGGCTGATTTGCTGTGAACTGATAGCCAGTGCAATAAATGATTCCGGATTCATTACAAAGCTGGATATTCCGCCAAATTCGTCAGCGCCGATATCAGGCGTGGTCATTGAGCGATAATCGCCATCAAAGTCCTCATCTACAGCAATGGGATTGTTGATTCGCTGTCCGGTACCTTCAGCGAGGGTCGGAACTGTGCTTTGCAGATGAAGATCATAAGGCGTGCTCAGCACATTCACAAATGGCGGAAGTTCAGTGTGCGAACTGGCATCACGGGGAGCAACATGGGCCTGGTAGGTTTCGAAGGTTTGATAAGTTGTCGGGTTAGCATAAATAGGGTTGGAAGCGCCTGGAACTCCGGCATAGAGCAAGTTATTATCAGAAGTTTCAGAAAAATTGGCAAGGCTTGAACTGCTACGTCTGAATGCAACAGTTTTCCCGCTTCCAACAGCAGTTGAGTTGTTGACAACAATATTGTTTCGAAGATCTAATAGCGCCGTTGTGGCATTAGATTGTGCCGTATGATAAATTCCGCTGGTTCCAAAAGGATTTGCAGTTGAGGTAGCATTCAGATAAATTGTATTGTAGTAAAGCCCGATGTTTGAATTTGCCAACGTGCTGGTGATGGAAATTCCTCGTATAGCATCGGCATTGTTAGTGACGCTGGCCCTGAGGTCGGAAATGAAATTATTATAAACATATACGTTTGATCCTGACGCTATAAGTATTCCATTCAGCAAGCCAGCGGATGTTGAAGTTGATGTGGTTTCAATATTATAAATACTATTCCTGAAAATATGGCCATCCTGGCTTCCTGTTCTCAGGTTCATTACATTGATGACGCCACCACCGTTGATTGTGTGAACCTGGTTTCCATACACCATACGGCTATTGGCTTTACTCAGGTCAAAACAGTTAATGGCTCCGGTTCCTGATGTAATGTTGGAAATGGTATTATTAAAAACATTTTGCGTATGCGAGGCATGGGTATCGGAATAAATACCCGTAAAGGTTGAGGTTCCGGATGTATTAATGTTTGAGAAAATATTTCCTGATATATTTTCAATTCCGGTGGGACTCCCTGTGTTATAATAGCAATAGAAGGAACCTGATGCCCCAAGTTTGTTGATGGTTCCTGTTGTAGCATTATTTTGAATATTTACAATTCCCGGACTTACCCTGTTGTTGGTATTGCTTATTAAAACTGCCATTCCGGTGAAGGTAAATTCGCTGGCAGCAAAAGTGTTGCTACTGATGGTGATCGGCGCTTCAGATGCGATGCTTGAATTGTGATAAATAAAATAGTATTGACCCGAAGAAGAAACAGAATTGGTTAATGCGATGGTGTTATGCTCAATATGCACTTCTCCCAGAGCAGTATTTCGGATCCCATACATATAGTTGCCCGTGCCTTGCGAACTTAGATTTATTGTGTTGTGCTTCACAGTAAAAGAGTGGTTGGCTGTTGTGGCATAAAAAATGCCGTTTCCATATCCTGTGAAACCAACTCCACCTCCGGCAGCATTGTTGATATTGTTGTAACTGATGACGCTATTATCCAGGTTCGAGGTATAAATACCAAACGATTCATTGGCAACATTGCCCCCAAAATCCTGAATAATATTGCCCTGATCCAACGCTCCGATTGTAAAATCCTGATCAAAAAAAGTGCTGTGACCGCTTTGGTAAATACCGGTAAATACATTTTGGACGGTGTTTGATGTAAACGCAATGATTTCGTGCGCTCCTCCCGGGGTAGTAATTGTCAGATTACTGGTGGCGGTTCCATTGTTGGCGGCACAGAAACCAACCACATACCGGCTTGTTCCTCTGGTCATGGAGATGTTACAGTTTTTAATGGTAACAAATTTGCATGCATCGGTCACTGAAGCTTTACGAAGATAATAACCATATTCTATGCCCTGGTTCTGGGCTGCCACATCAATGCCATCAAAAGTTACATAATCCGAACCTTCAACGATAATTACGCCATCACCATGATAGCCCATTGTTGTTGTATTGATAGTTCCTGCATCGGTTCGGGTAATTACAGGATTGCTTCCTGCCCCGCTCTTCTGAAAGATCAAAGGCTTGTCAGATGTTCCGGTGGCGGTGAGCACGATAGGTGCTGTAATATTTTCTGAATATCCAGCTGCAACGTTTAATGTTACACCTCCTTCACCGATCACTGCATTGTTAAGTGCTGTAACGGCTGCTGCGAGGGTCACATAATCACCAGGAATGCTTTTTAAGCCGCTGATTATTGTGCCAATCTTCCTGTTGCCTGCCGGGTTAGCAATCTGTGGAGTTTTGTTCGATCCTGATTCCGAGGTAATAAATTGCGTGCACTGTGCATCTACCACATTGCCTGTTGTTGCTGTGGATCTTATATCATAGGCCAGCCAGAAAAAATTATTCCCTCCAGCCAGTGGCTGGCTTCCGGTGATAGTAAAAGTTCCTGACGGATTATTCAGGGTTGAACCAAACTGAGTGGTGGCTGAAAACTCGGGTGTGATTGTGTAGAACACCTTTGCTGCAGCAATATCGTTGGCTGCAATTGTTGAACCGGTAGTATTAAAAGTAATCGAAGTCATTGCAACAGGATTATCCGGCTTGTTTGTAACCACTAGCAGGCGGATAATTTCGTTGTCGGGGCTGTTGATTGCCACATGGCTGGTATTTGGCTGTTCTGTAGTGGATCCGGAATACATCATATTGGTTCCTTCTTCAATAAGAACATTGTCAATATCCACGAAATAGTCGCCGGTGGCCCAGGTCAGCAGGAATCTGATCCGGATAAATTGCCCGTTATAAGCTGACAGACTTAGAACCTTATTGGCAAAATCTGTGGTAGTAATATGATTGTTGACATCAATGACATGAAAAGTCGAGTAAGTAGCACCATCATCGGACGATAACTGGATTTCAATCTGATCACCTGCACCTAAAACATTGGCATTAAGCGGGTAACCAGCATTGTCAACGATGCGGTAATGAAAGCTTAGCACTGTGTTGGCAGAAATACTTCCTGCAAGCGGCGAGTCTGAATTGGCTGAAGTAGATGATGAATACATTCTTCTTGATAGACCACGGGTTCCGGTTATTCCATGACTGGCCATTACGGTCATATTGCCCGACCATTCCGCTGGAAAACTCGTGGCATTAAAATCCTGCAAATAAGGAAGGGAATAAGCCGTCCGGCAATTCGCAGTAGTTCCAACAGAATAATCATTTACGCCATCAAATGACCATAATTTGTAATAGTACAAAGTACTGTGATTAAGACCCATGTAGCTGAAGCCGGTATTGCCTCCTGTATAGAGGACTGTTCCACCACCGGTTATGGAGTTTCCAGCTGAATAAGTAGTTCCATCAACTGGTACGCCAAAGGTTGCTGTTGTGTTTACCGCGAGCATCACATTATGGTTGAAGGTGTTTTTAATCCATGATAAATCAATCTGGCTGAGATTAATACCGGCAGCAGCAAAGTCTGAGGGATTGTACAAGGCCTTCCAGGTATATGTCAGACCCAGTGAAGGCACAGTGCCTGATGTGGAACTATTAAAATACATTGTGTTACTGTTACCGGTTCCTTTCGCTGAATTGATCCAGTTGCCGCCGGCGACAGCAATCGTTCTGTTGTTAAAATCTGAATTTGACGATCCCCTTAAGCCAACCTGTGGATAAGTAGTATTGGAGCCGGGAGATATTGTACCGCCATATACGATGGAAATGAAATTGTTAGTTGCGTTCAACCGTATCTGAAAACTAATAATTTCCCCGGCAATACTCTTTCTTCTCACATCTTTCCACTGAATTACAAATTCGTTTCCCACTTGCTGGTATCTTACTGCAGGTGCCCCACCTTCAGAGTTTGTCAGATCGCGGCCAAATGCACTTATGGCGCCTTCATAAGCAACCGAACTGCTGATGGGTGTGTAAAGTGTTCCTGTTGGTACAGTGCCGAACGTAATAAATCCGTTGGCCGACACAAAAATTGATGTATAAGCTGTGGCATTAAAAACAAATGAAGGAATGGTAATTTCTCCGGATACTTCATTATCGAACGTTCCTGACCATAAAACGGTTCCTCCGGTGATTTCGGTGTAGGTTAAAGCTTCTTGTTTGAATGAGTACTCCGCAACCTGAGACCTTGCAACCAATAGATATGCAAAACTCACAACAGCAAAAACGAATAATTTCTTCATGGCATGATGGTATTTAAAGATTAATTATATTGCTTATTTACAATACCTTAAGATGGATATTGATTTTCGCGTTTACAGTATAAAGATACTGCATGATATAAGGTCAGGCAAATTTTTTAGATAGACAATTAATAGACAAACCAAAGAAAGTTTGATTCAGGACCTTTTGGCCTTACTTGTTTCTAAAATGGAATTTAGCTTCAAAACCAGAATCTCCAATCCACCCTTGAAAGCAAAGTTTATTCAAAGTCAGGATAGGATTGTTGCATAAAATATAAAAGCCGCCTCAGTGAACCGGAATAACCAGTTTCTGAGGCGGCTGCAACTGATTTGTCTATTGCTTTATCAACTTTTCGACTCCAATATCACTCCCTTGCATTACCTTTATCAGGTAAATACCTGGCTGTCTGTCAGAAAGATCAAAAAGGTATTGCTTCAATTCAGGCAATTCAACATTCATGATGCTTTCGCCAATCAAACTGAAGATTTCAACTTTGATGGTTGAGATTTCAGAAAACTCGCTGAGCTCAAGTGTAAACTGGCCAGTATTGGGGTTTGGATACACCTTAAAGAATGAATCCTTCTCAGCTATTTCAAACGGCAGAGGATTAGGCAAAGGTTCTTGTTCAAAAACTATTGCTTTTGGATTACTACAGTATTCTCCGGTTTGGTCAATATAAGCATGAACGTATGATCCGTTCTTAAAATGAGTGCCGTCTTTCATAATAATATTCTGACCCGCAATGAGATAAACCACTGCGCCGTTTTGAGCAATGAAGGTAGTTCCAGCTCCTGCTGTGGTAATGGTTTGTGCTGCTTCGTAACAAGTAGTCTGGCCGCCCGGAACAGTTATATTCTGCAAATTGATGTTTGGATCAGGCAAAACGAGGAAGATATAATCTTCTGTTTCGCCATCTTCAAATATACCTGAACCGTTCCAGTTTGAAGGAACCGGTTGTTCGGTAATGGAAATCCTGGCCCAAACGTAACCCGATGCCGGACCGATAAAGAACGGAGGGGGAAATGTTGCCGACAAGGGCCCTACAAAGCCATTGGGAATTATATGATTGACAAGAACATGTTCGGGAACCTGTTGACCACCCGTGCAGGTTGAAAAACCTGTCCAGATGCCGTTGTGATCCCAATCAAACAACACATTCACATACCCAACTGTATTGTTGGGCATGAGGTTTTGAAGATGGAATTCAATATTTCCGCCCCAGGAAGCGGTTGTACATATATTACCCAATGGCGCAGCTGGCGCTCCCGGACATGCAACAATAACCTCGGCACCCGGAGGGCCCACAATAGTAAAAGCACCTGGGTGTAGCAGTCCTGCATCTCCATCATTGAAACATTCGTCCTGATTGTACATGTTGGGGTTGAAATTCGGGCATAAACCTGCGTTGCCCTCTGGTTCAAAATCAACTGAAGGCCCAAAGAATGCCCCGAAATTATTATGTTGAATGAAACTTCCCGGAGGGCCAACATTGATACATGTAGGGAATTGACCCAACATGCCACTTGCAGGATATGCAAGTGCATCTTCCGGTGCATCACCAAAGTCAAATTCTTGCACAGGGTTGCCAGTAATCACGAACGACAGGCTTAAGCCCTCAAGTGTGATTGGGTCAATAAGCATTTCCCACACATCAGCCAAATCCGGTAATTGCCATACAGCAACATCATTAAAATGATCAGGCGATGTTTTCCACCCAATTCTAAATTCATCGCCTCCGGAAAGTTCTAATTGGAATCGGATTTCATGAACAATGCCTTCAAGCCCTTCAATCGTCAACAGATCAGGATTATATTGCATACCAAAGTTTGTTAATATCAAGGTTTGAAAACCTGTAATTGTACTTGCCTGTATGCCCACAACCATGCCCGCATCATACAATGTTGCAACCACATTGCCCGGAGTATGAGCTTCGGTGATATCAACTTCGACCCAGGAAATTTTGCCGGAATAGGCACTCAGATCAACCACAAGCATAGCCGGGTGTAAAATAATTGCATCGGATAAAATTGTAAAACTTGCAGGTGGATAAGTTGGATGATCCTGAATGCTCATCACAGCCTGATCTTCCATCCAGGTCTGATAGGCACTAATATTGGGATCAATATTATCGAGCGTCAGTATTACATCCTGATACACAATTCCGCCCCCGTCAGAAATGTGTGCTGTGATAACAAGCCAGTAAATGTTTCCTTCTTCCTGCAGGAAAGGTTCAGTAAAATTCATGATATCAATTCTGAAACAAGAGAAGTGATCAATAGGGTTGATTTCAGGCAAATACGGATCGAACCAGCCCTGTGGATGTTCAAAATCAAATTGCCAGTTATATTCAGACGGTGAAAAATCCCTTACCCACAAAAGGTTGCCCGGAATACTGTAGCCTGTTGGGCTCACCGCTGCCGGAATATCACTGTAAATCTGGATTTCAAAATTAACACCAAAATCAGGAGGTATCATATCACCGGGGAATGAAACCCAGAAGTGGAAATCCTCAACATAACCGGTTTCGGAGCACATCCAATCGTCACCAATTCTTGCAGGATGTGTGATGTTTATATCCCATCCATTGGGGTCAGGATATTGCGGGTAGTGCATTTTGTGGATGATGGGTTCGTTGATTTTAATCCGGTAGTCTTCCACTTCGCCGTCGGGTGCTGACCCATCGTAATTTAACCCCTGGATCGAACTATACCTGAACCTTGCATAAGTCATTCCAGGTACAGCGTTGGCTGGAACAGGGATTGTCCCGAAAATTCCAGGGGGAAACGGGAAACTTGCGGCCAGGTCAACCAAAACGTGTTCTCCCGGGTCAGCCCAGGTTCCGTTGCCATTCCAATCGAACCAGGCATTTATATATCCTGCACCTGCAATATTTGATAATGTGAAAGGTGTAGTTTGTCCAGGTACAAACGAACCTAAAAATATAATACCATCTTCATCATCGTTGCCATCCATATCATCGCCTATTGCAAAAAGGTCAGGCTGGCCGTCAAAATCAATATCAACACCCGATCCAAGGTGCATCCCAGATACAACATAATGCCTTGCC
This portion of the Bacteroidales bacterium genome encodes:
- a CDS encoding choice-of-anchor J domain-containing protein codes for the protein MKKLFVFAVVSFAYLLVARSQVAEYSFKQEALTYTEITGGTVLWSGTFDNEVSGEITIPSFVFNATAYTSIFVSANGFITFGTVPTGTLYTPISSSVAYEGAISAFGRDLTNSEGGAPAVRYQQVGNEFVIQWKDVRRKSIAGEIISFQIRLNATNNFISIVYGGTISPGSNTTYPQVGLRGSSNSDFNNRTIAVAGGNWINSAKGTGNSNTMYFNSSTSGTVPSLGLTYTWKALYNPSDFAAAGINLSQIDLSWIKNTFNHNVMLAVNTTATFGVPVDGTTYSAGNSITGGGTVLYTGGNTGFSYMGLNHSTLYYYKLWSFDGVNDYSVGTTANCRTAYSLPYLQDFNATSFPAEWSGNMTVMASHGITGTRGLSRRMYSSSTSANSDSPLAGSISANTVLSFHYRIVDNAGYPLNANVLGAGDQIEIQLSSDDGATYSTFHVIDVNNHITTTDFANKVLSLSAYNGQFIRIRFLLTWATGDYFVDIDNVLIEEGTNMMYSGSTTEQPNTSHVAINSPDNEIIRLLVVTNKPDNPVAMTSITFNTTGSTIAANDIAAAKVFYTITPEFSATTQFGSTLNNPSGTFTITGSQPLAGGNNFFWLAYDIRSTATTGNVVDAQCTQFITSESGSNKTPQIANPAGNRKIGTIISGLKSIPGDYVTLAAAVTALNNAVIGEGGVTLNVAAGYSENITAPIVLTATGTSDKPLIFQKSGAGSNPVITRTDAGTINTTTMGYHGDGVIIVEGSDYVTFDGIDVAAQNQGIEYGYYLRKASVTDACKFVTIKNCNISMTRGTSRYVVGFCAANNGTATSNLTITTPGGAHEIIAFTSNTVQNVFTGIYQSGHSTFFDQDFTIGALDQGNIIQDFGGNVANESFGIYTSNLDNSVISYNNINNAAGGGVGFTGYGNGIFYATTANHSFTVKHNTINLSSQGTGNYMYGIRNTALGEVHIEHNTIALTNSVSSSGQYYFIYHNSSIASEAPITISSNTFAASEFTFTGMAVLISNTNNRVSPGIVNIQNNATTGTINKLGASGSFYCYYNTGSPTGIENISGNIFSNINTSGTSTFTGIYSDTHASHTQNVFNNTISNITSGTGAINCFDLSKANSRMVYGNQVHTINGGGVINVMNLRTGSQDGHIFRNSIYNIETTSTSTSAGLLNGILIASGSNVYVYNNFISDLRASVTNNADAIRGISITSTLANSNIGLYYNTIYLNATSTANPFGTSGIYHTAQSNATTALLDLRNNIVVNNSTAVGSGKTVAFRRSSSSLANFSETSDNNLLYAGVPGASNPIYANPTTYQTFETYQAHVAPRDASSHTELPPFVNVLSTPYDLHLQSTVPTLAEGTGQRINNPIAVDEDFDGDYRSMTTPDIGADEFGGISSFVMNPESFIALAISSQQISLGFEMNEDDDEVVIVFNTSGSFSLPSGEPVSGQPLANGTVLYIGMNSPFIHGTLTAGSSYYYKAFSYNGISYSSGLSTSAIPGVSPSANFSALPVNQTVINLSWNLNFAGHNVLITSGSGPMVGNPVNGNSYSVGETVPSAGLVIYKGLAEEFDHTGLNTWSQYYYKCWSFDAFDYYSTASTTNAITYANPVTNFPYLQNLDASWSHSPLAPPNWNIVDVGGSGTYTWLRSTSMSHSLPAGVRGLGIGNCNDYLISPPLVLPIDDLTLSWWEVVSNAANITSYKVLLSTTDKELESFTTELGDFTCTNINWEMRSIDLSLYQGQTVYLAFYLYYTTSSSYHFTIDDILIETFLPGPALLNWPENNITTFNNNNTLSWSPPVSSIPIDGYKLYFGTNPDPVNLVFDGLGLSYTSGPLQHNTTYYWKVVPYNINGDANAVPVWSFSTISAGQLAESFEDEWFPPTGWSNLGSWGRTGSGVLHGDYSANKFTSSSPARIVTPLLSIDPGSTLEFFAGTSSSTYQRMQVYYSTNKTTWNTIGNEISIIPGDWQYCSVDLNALEGNDYYLGIGSYFAEGGSGAWVYLDHVIGPHIVPILPAPAKFPEPMDESDWMPLQTSLKWYPELLGGIPSGYKVYFGTDGGGINTPTNMINGQLITQNTFTPPALSNNTVYYWKIIPTNSAGDAIDCPIWSFSTLPDGAVQIGYGYESWTGLPVDVEYSYTYSQSIYFQSEISIGGQWIEKIYYYWNSNDAAPNSKDWVIYLGHTEKTEFVNDFDWVPTSEMVKVFDGEVVLPDESGWIEITLDIPFQYNNDDNLVVAVDENTLNYDWGEFYATDTEGFRSLLYSSDSHNMNPDNPTEGGLIEATPNLRLIFESQDPPSQAFLTPEIIDFGQVLVQTISDPESMKVENIGGGILTISQVFIDGVDASHFSLANLPTLPVYLSTYNSFEFQVIFNPTTRNTKSAILKIQSNQEGGTLHEIALHGVGLPIATPQEFQATTTGLNSITLEWLQNPDNDDVMIAYNTIGVFGAPEDGSEYAVNQTLVGGGTIIYNGSLLNYIHTNLNASMGYYYKAWSVNATNNYSAGLDAYAQTLCNTVYNIPIFEDFESIPDYQLPVCWSRLIESSVKHNSHFIGVLYGPYSNNRVLTFYNYYEIDPTLIFISPELNASINTLAISFDFFLPGRKSTKALNGISVGVMSDPEDLNTFTLLGTFNTGDWVEEWTRLEYYFHQYNGTAKHIALKANYSYWSIHYMHVDNLLIDFLPSCIPPTGLQSSDISNVSAVINWQEGYQETEWQLKYGPLGFDPLIEGELVTDILVKPYLLENLQHSTIYDVYVRAACAQNDHSEWVGPHTFNTLCEAVACPVYENFDATPSGEIPICWSALSDENSFAQTIDNNPNSPPNCLMMTSYGLDDEAYLISPELTESISDLYISFFAKRSYTSGSLILGTMSDPTDNNTFQFLNSYTLTESWEQCSYNFENYSGNHQYIAFQINAYGTLFLDDIIIDIMTGCIRPSNLAVLGVTSGSALIYWNNGADESMWDLVFGQPGFDPETEGTMRWDITSKPYELTGLSASTSYHFYVRSSCEDELVSEWVGPLSITTLCEESERCNYTVLMTDSYGDGWDGTVLGIRQNGSIIETFGEDFENGYSYGPVNISLCPDLMTEIVVLDPGGYTDEKGFALYDPDGVLVFELLPGTTFDGTTVFHTFASACPSAVPVNRYIADELVQTGEDLCFDAEQTITTAGGGSYFIVEPGAAVLLIAGQNIVMLPGTHFQTDSYVHAIIDLNGIYCSNFTSVVSEPVISEKPIEDVKWNFSTDLFFKVYPNPNTGLFALELIESAELSTIKVEIFSLVGESIMNVNLPEMKQYQFDLSAVQPGIYLIRIIKGDEIGVEKVIKR